The Bactrocera dorsalis isolate Fly_Bdor chromosome 3, ASM2337382v1, whole genome shotgun sequence genomic interval TGTCTATATATATGCGAATACTCCCTTATTATTTGCGATTTGTCGCAACCGCTGATATCGGGCAACTATAGCTTTTAGCTGTCATAAAAATTGTACGAAATAACTCAAGTCCTTTTTATTGGGCAAGTAATCTTCACAAAATTGagcatatattattatacaaaacatGGCTACAATCTCCGATAACTCAGATTGGTAAACTATAGCAAAAAGCTGTCTACAATCTGATAGATCAAACTCAGAATAaagatttttgtattatttttaatactaaaaaaatgtacgTTACAAATTCAGTGCAGCtgaagaaactttttttatgtcTTTATATGCAAATGTGTATGGATATATCACTCCTTATAAAATGTAGTAGTCGATCATGGACAAATTTtgatactttttaaaaaataatgtcaGTTATTTCCGCTAAAGTTCTTCAAAAAGCATTTAATACAAAGTTAATAACTAGGTTTGcatttttcaaatcaaacttgATCTAACCCAACTTCGAAATAGACTGTCAAAATTTGTCGGGTACCCTCATATAAAATTACTAGATAAATATCACAATTTGTCTTTTCAGGAGactaattaatgttttttttttcaattcacagGGGATTTACTTTCGACTTAAAAGAAATCGACGAAATCGCTAAGAAATATGCCTATTCTATGCGAGATAATTCACATGAATTGTTTAGAAACCTGGATGCTCTCAATATCCCCGTACTTGTATTCTCTGCTGGTTTGGGAAATTGTGTTATTGCAATGCTACGTCAAGCAGGACTTTTTTATCCTAATATGAAGGTTATTtccaattttcttcaatttaagGACGAGACTATGTTGAATGGTTTTCAAGAGCCAATAATACACACATTTAATAAAAACGAAACTATGCTAGAAGGTACAGATTACTACGATTTAGTGCACAGTCGTGATCATATTATACTAATGGGCGATTCCCTTGCCGATTCTGGTATGGCGGATGGTGTGCCAGCATCGTCTCATGTTCTGAAGATTGGATTTCTTTTCCATCatgtaagtaaatttttttagtattataaTTGATATATAAATCTAaagtctttaaatatttaatttcaggCTGATGAATACTTGGAGGAATATATGAACACGTTCGATATTGTCTTGATAGATGATCAAACAATGAATGTACCCTTAACGCTATTGAAACTCATCGAAGGAAAAACACTTCCTACGGAATAGAcgttaataataaaatagtctaataatgaaaatgtcTCAAATGATTATACATAAGGAAATATGTATGATCTATGTTGAATCCATGTCCAATTTACTCAAATAAAAGCtttactaattttgaaattgtaaGTTCTTTTAGTAGCGCACATATGAATCAATATATAGGGGTATTTCGCCCTAGGCCGTTATTTCTGCTTACAGCTTTCCTTTTCTCAAATTATCGATAACAACATCGGTAAGAAGTTGGTACTTCCccaaagttttttttctttggagGTCAATTGTTgataacatataaataaatatataaaacaattatatgtatgtatcgtttttaaattgattgttggtgtAAATCTTTAACCCTAACTCGAATTTGTACTTTTTACCCTATCGTTGTTATTTATTGCAACTCTGTGGTTAACAGATGACTAATGACATTTAAGAACTGTCAGAATTAAAATCTCAATTATAAATGTCATAGTATGACAGTCATATATTGCTACAGAAAaaacacttgaaaattttaagacgggagtagaaatattaaataaaatagttatatagtCAATATTAGCTCATAAACGGAGATGAAACTAAAAACTGAAAGAGGCTTAATAGTAAGGGTGTACGCGAATATAATCTAaacgaaaaagttaaataacAATCGTATGTGACATTGAAACAATTGTATTTCTATAAGATCAAAAAATCATAGTTTTAAGTGAGAGaggagttttgtttttgtatacaagTGAAATTATGTTTGGGTTCGACGGAGATTATCGCCGACGTCCTGTACAAAGTTTAGGCGGTGCTTCGCAGTCATGTGATCGTGATACCATTATACGTAAGGCTCAACAGGAACGACAGAAACGCAATGAACTACGTAGACAAAACAATGGCGCAATTGTCCTGCAATCATATACACGCTCCTTTATTCATAGACAACGTCGAAAGCGCTTGGAGCGTGAAGCTTTCGATGATTTTTTGCGCAGTCATCGTGATCGTGTTATCGAAGATGAATGCTTGGGATACCTGCTAAGGCggctgcttttcttttatgCGAGTAGAGAAAGCAAAGATGGCGAACGTTTGGTAAGCTGTCGATATTAATTCCTAacaaaaatacttataattatATGATTACTTTGTTTTATcattatatatgtttgtatatatttatttttaacccaaTATGTTTAGATCGACGTTTGTCAGCAAATTATACGACAGCCCGAACGTCTACTTCGAAACTCCAGCAAAGAGTTCATTTGGTTATATCGTCTCAAAAAATTGCTTGACGTTTGCTTAACGCAAATGACACTGCCACAAACCTCACCAGCCATACCGCTTCGTATGTTAGAGGTGTTTACAGCAACGTCAGTACTAGAACGTTATATGGAGGATGAAACTCGGGTGCAGGCCTacttaaaagtaattttcaattttcttgtaAATCATGAGTACTTCATACGTCTTCGCCACCTAATGGAAACGAAGTGTCCACCACTAGATGGCGAGACTTTGCATGCGCCGAGTCCGTTTGCTGATGCTATCTTCCAATTGATGTTACGTCCTTTACTACTAAAAGATGAAATATTTGGTATTTACGAAGAATTTTGTAAACATATACTCGCTAAACCCTTCACGGATCCCATACGAAATTATGTGTTGCCTGCGCTGGCGGAGTGTGCGGATTTCccattttctaatttaataaGAATTCTACATCGTTTGACAATTAATCCTCAGGCTGAAAAAATGCAAGTAGACTCAACTCCAGCATCCACAACATCAACATCTTCCTTCACTGACAAAACGCCTAAAGTTGAAAGCTTAGAGACTCAGCGTTCAGCAATATTCAGCAGTTATTTGcttaatgcaattttaataCTTGACCGTAAACATTTAGGTAAACTACAAATCAcactttcttaaaataaattaaaaataatatttcttcttAAATAAAGATTCTCTAGATACACAAAACCTAGTTAGTGCTTATATAAAAGTTGTGGCGGAGATTTCCGTCAAAATATTGCAATTACCAAAATCAACACTCAAACTGTCAGTGGTTCATCATCAACGCACCGATGCAGAAGAATCCAGCGACGACGATGAGGATGAAGAAGAGCAAATTAGACGTACACAGAAGTCGAACAATGATTTGGATGCTGGACCACCATCACTTAGTAGCGAAGAACAAAACGTACTTTTGGAGTGTGTAAATTTGCTAAACGATTCACATCGTGTACGCATGCTGACTGAACAAACTGATACATATCTTGCTGATGAAAAAGTGCTATATGCGTTGTGCGAAATTTGTCACAATCTTATGATCTACAATAAGCAAGCCGTTTTTGAATACAAGTACTAAATGTCAGATTAAGCCGAAAAGTAGATTTTTTTACTAGTGTCTTTCTTATTTTTCAGATTGCTGTACACACTAGCATTCATGCCAAATGTAGTTCGAGCAATTTGGTTCACGTTGACAACGCAATCTAGTCAACTAGGATTCAATGCACCGCTTTCACTGATTTCTAAGGGTGTCGTGCGTAAGTTGATAATTATTTCTATTTACACTCTGAACAGTGTATTGTAAGTTTGCTAAGAAGTTTGTTACACCCAGTGTATATAAATAGCAGTGTGAATGGCTggtcattttattaaaaatttttttttttatatttttctaaatttaaaaaaatttttttttttaattttgaaaatttattttttttttaatttttttttaatttttttcttttttttttaaatattttttttttcttttttttaattattttttcttcttttttaatttttttttaatttaaaattttatttttttttaatttaaaaattaatttgtttttaatttaaaaattaattttttttataataaattgctccaaaaatatttctgaatatctatatttcttttaattcccAGCTAAACAAAACGGTGTGGAACAGACAATTCCTCTATTGGCTACTTTTTGCATGCTGTTTGGTCGCCTTTTGCCCACATTGCATGACGCGGAATTCTGTGATGAAAAGCTATTGCTGGCGAAATCACTGCAGTCTTCATTGGTTGCCGCCACACATATTCGGCTAATGCCCTTCTCAATTGCTGAAATTATACAATTGTCAAAGACATTGAAGGAAATATCGTTGGGTTTGGTCGACTTGGCTTTCCCCGAGACACGTTCGAATCTCAACGAACACTATCGCTTTGTATTGGGCCGCTCCGAAACGGATGataaaaaaatgtggcaacaaaaacaagtgtgGGCGAATTTATTAAAAGTCGTCGTATTCGTCTTGAATCAAATACATACTCGGGATTTGCGCCTAGGTTTTTGTCCTGAATCACATTGGACTGTGAGTCGTTTAGACTTGCCACTTGATCGGCCCACTGATTTGCCTTTGACGCGTGGTAATCGCACACGTGGCATACGCCCATTTCAACCCATACGTGATTTTACACGCGAAGACTTCGAAAATGGACCACCAATGTCTACAAAGCAAATACGCTCCATTACAATATTGCGTGAAATTCCATTTGTTGTGCCATTCAACAAGCGTGTGGGCATATTGCAAGGCCTTGTGGCGGCGGACAAGATGCGCGTGCAAGGCAACTATCAAGCTTTTCTGCAAGGACCATCGATTATTCTGAAGGTTAGGCGTTCACATCTATACGAGGATGCGTACGATCGTTTGCGACCCGAAAATGGTGAGTAATATGCTATTCACACGGCAAATTTGTATAAtgacattaaaatttattttgcagaACCTGATTTGCGTCTGAAGTTCCGTGTACAGTTCATATCGTCACTCGGCTTGGAGGAGGCTGGCATCGATGGTGGCGGCGTTTTTCGCGAATTCCTATCCGAACTTATTAAAACGGCATTCGATCCGAACAGAGGTTTCTTTATGTAAGAAACTTTTAACTCATATGTCTACATTTTcatattaaagcaaaaattctCCACTTTCTACAGGGTCACAACGGATAATAAACTGTATCCCAATCCAGATGTAGCCGATCTGGAACCTGACTTTGAACGGCATTATTACTTCATTGGCCGTATACTCGGCAAGGCAATTTATGAAAACTTGCTCGTAGAATTGCCACTGGCAGAATTCTTCCTAACCAAGCTCGCAGGCAAATATGCCGATGTCGACATACATCAATTGGCATCGCTCGATCCCgaactatataaaaatttactctACCTTAAAGACTATGAGGGTGATGTGAGTGAGTTGAATTTGGATTTTACCGTCGCCAGCAATTCTTTGGGGCATACACAAGTGATCGAATTGAAACCGAATGGCCAGAGCATACCGGTAACTACATCAAATCGCATCGAATACCTACAATTGATGGCCGATTATAAGTTGAATGTGCAAATACGTAAGCATTGCGTAGCATTTCGAAGAGGACTCTCTAATGTTTTGCCGGTCGAGTGGCTGTATATGTTCAGTAATAAGGAATTGCAAATACTTATATCCGGTGCTGAAATCCCCATTGACTTGGATGATTTGAAGAAACACTGCAAATATGGCGGCGAATATAGCCTCGAGCACCCGTCCATTGTACTGTTCTGGTCGGTTTTAGAGAGCTTCAACGACTTGCAGCGCCGACAATTGCTCAAATTTGTGACGAGCTGCTCCAGGCCACCGCTGCTGGGCTTCAAGGTAATTTAACGCAATTTTTTAGGCGGAACAgagaaaacttctttatttgacaagagatcttcacgaaatttggcatacaatttccatatagctgccatacaaattaacaaaatcgTCCAAATCCATTAGCCCTGATGGAATTAACATGCTGCTGCATGCAAAGCAACTAGGCTTGACGGGAATAAGCTATCTCATCAAagtcttcaacatatcgctgaccactcttcaaatacccaatgtgtggaaaatcggaagagtggtcccactactgaaacctggaaAACCCACCAACAAAGGGTAGTCCTAAtgtccgataactctcctctccccagtaatGAAGACACTAGTGGCCTTTTGCGACTCGCATggcttccgaaaagtgcacagtacCACCACAGCACTGTGTCTAACGTCGTTAGCTCTAGCAGCTAGAGTTTTTGTGAGTAGACTGGTGTGGGTaccgggccatagcggaattgcaggcaattgcaaagctgatgagttagcaaggaaaggtaccctagaatcattatcggtaaaatgggaacggatcggtgctcctgtttcttcttgttgtctactactagatagctgggccacGCGGCACCTGTGCGGTTGCTAAAGCCTTCTGGCCCAGAATAGATCGTCGGAGATCCAACGATCTCttagccctcagtaaggctaacctctcattgttagtgggtcttttaacaggccactgtcctattggcctacatgcggtaagaatgggaatcttaccggatgccgactgcagaagctgtttggaagaagacgcggtagaaacaagccagcacttcctgcttgactgtcccgcttttgggaGATCAAAACTCAGACACTTGGGGACGCATACCTTTAGAcaccccaccgaactggcgggtgttgaagttaagcgtctgtgtaactatgtattggctacaaagcgtttCGCCAATCTTTAAGTCCGGACACGGGAGTTCTTTTTCAATGGAATCACAAAGAACTAACTGCTAGTCTTCGtgggatctttgatcagccatcttacctaacctaacctaaccgcagcacttagcgtcataaacgcccagatagttcatggtTTTAACTAGAAACCACCCTATGATATGACGATCCACgcagcgttggacttgtcaaaagccattgacacagtcaatcacacaacgctacttgagtacatcgaaaaatctacgctccctccaggactgaagaggtggTCTCTGAAATACCTGAGCGGTCGTCAATCATCCGTACTTTTTCGAGGTAAAAACTCAAAACTGTGAAGAATTAAAGGTGTTTCGATGGTTTGCTTCccga includes:
- the LOC105224707 gene encoding ubiquitin-protein ligase E3C isoform X1 yields the protein MFGFDGDYRRRPVQSLGGASQSCDRDTIIRKAQQERQKRNELRRQNNGAIVLQSYTRSFIHRQRRKRLEREAFDDFLRSHRDRVIEDECLGYLLRRLLFFYASRESKDGERLIDVCQQIIRQPERLLRNSSKEFIWLYRLKKLLDVCLTQMTLPQTSPAIPLRMLEVFTATSVLERYMEDETRVQAYLKVIFNFLVNHEYFIRLRHLMETKCPPLDGETLHAPSPFADAIFQLMLRPLLLKDEIFGIYEEFCKHILAKPFTDPIRNYVLPALAECADFPFSNLIRILHRLTINPQAEKMQVDSTPASTTSTSSFTDKTPKVESLETQRSAIFSSYLLNAILILDRKHLDSLDTQNLVSAYIKVVAEISVKILQLPKSTLKLSVVHHQRTDAEESSDDDEDEEEQIRRTQKSNNDLDAGPPSLSSEEQNVLLECVNLLNDSHRVRMLTEQTDTYLADEKVLYALCEICHNLMIYNKQAVFEYKLLYTLAFMPNVVRAIWFTLTTQSSQLGFNAPLSLISKGVVPKQNGVEQTIPLLATFCMLFGRLLPTLHDAEFCDEKLLLAKSLQSSLVAATHIRLMPFSIAEIIQLSKTLKEISLGLVDLAFPETRSNLNEHYRFVLGRSETDDKKMWQQKQVWANLLKVVVFVLNQIHTRDLRLGFCPESHWTVSRLDLPLDRPTDLPLTRGNRTRGIRPFQPIRDFTREDFENGPPMSTKQIRSITILREIPFVVPFNKRVGILQGLVAADKMRVQGNYQAFLQGPSIILKVRRSHLYEDAYDRLRPENEPDLRLKFRVQFISSLGLEEAGIDGGGVFREFLSELIKTAFDPNRGFFMVTTDNKLYPNPDVADLEPDFERHYYFIGRILGKAIYENLLVELPLAEFFLTKLAGKYADVDIHQLASLDPELYKNLLYLKDYEGDVSELNLDFTVASNSLGHTQVIELKPNGQSIPVTTSNRIEYLQLMADYKLNVQIRKHCVAFRRGLSNVLPVEWLYMFSNKELQILISGAEIPIDLDDLKKHCKYGGEYSLEHPSIVLFWSVLESFNDLQRRQLLKFVTSCSRPPLLGFKDLDPPFFIQNAGDMERLPTASTCTNLLKLPPFKTEEQMREKLLYAIQSGVGFELS
- the LOC105224706 gene encoding 7-methylguanosine phosphate-specific 5'-nucleotidase, translated to MSNSPKIPDVNDSEVANAIINSKPLRLEDVAILNNDNCKIKDKQRVERILNEFMSGGHERLQIVSDFDFTITKQRTSNGATVPSSFGIFEECKSLPPNFVKAARELHDIYRPIEVSPHISRAEKVKAMIEWWTKSGENLMGFTFDLKEIDEIAKKYAYSMRDNSHELFRNLDALNIPVLVFSAGLGNCVIAMLRQAGLFYPNMKVISNFLQFKDETMLNGFQEPIIHTFNKNETMLEGTDYYDLVHSRDHIILMGDSLADSGMADGVPASSHVLKIGFLFHHADEYLEEYMNTFDIVLIDDQTMNVPLTLLKLIEGKTLPTE
- the LOC105224707 gene encoding ubiquitin-protein ligase E3C isoform X2, which codes for MFGFDGDYRRRPVQSLGGASQSCDRDTIIRKAQQERQKRNELRRQNNGAIVLQSYTRSFIHRQRRKRLEREAFDDFLRSHRDRVIEDECLGYLLRRLLFFYASRESKDGERLIDVCQQIIRQPERLLRNSSKEFIWLYRLKKLLDVCLTQMTLPQTSPAIPLRMLEVFTATSVLERYMEDETRVQAYLKVIFNFLVNHEYFIRLRHLMETKCPPLDGETLHAPSPFADAIFQLMLRPLLLKDEIFGIYEEFCKHILAKPFTDPIRNYVLPALAECADFPFSNLIRILHRLTINPQAEKMQVDSTPASTTSTSSFTDKTPKVESLETQRSAIFSSYLLNAILILDRKHLDTQNLVSAYIKVVAEISVKILQLPKSTLKLSVVHHQRTDAEESSDDDEDEEEQIRRTQKSNNDLDAGPPSLSSEEQNVLLECVNLLNDSHRVRMLTEQTDTYLADEKVLYALCEICHNLMIYNKQAVFEYKLLYTLAFMPNVVRAIWFTLTTQSSQLGFNAPLSLISKGVVPKQNGVEQTIPLLATFCMLFGRLLPTLHDAEFCDEKLLLAKSLQSSLVAATHIRLMPFSIAEIIQLSKTLKEISLGLVDLAFPETRSNLNEHYRFVLGRSETDDKKMWQQKQVWANLLKVVVFVLNQIHTRDLRLGFCPESHWTVSRLDLPLDRPTDLPLTRGNRTRGIRPFQPIRDFTREDFENGPPMSTKQIRSITILREIPFVVPFNKRVGILQGLVAADKMRVQGNYQAFLQGPSIILKVRRSHLYEDAYDRLRPENEPDLRLKFRVQFISSLGLEEAGIDGGGVFREFLSELIKTAFDPNRGFFMVTTDNKLYPNPDVADLEPDFERHYYFIGRILGKAIYENLLVELPLAEFFLTKLAGKYADVDIHQLASLDPELYKNLLYLKDYEGDVSELNLDFTVASNSLGHTQVIELKPNGQSIPVTTSNRIEYLQLMADYKLNVQIRKHCVAFRRGLSNVLPVEWLYMFSNKELQILISGAEIPIDLDDLKKHCKYGGEYSLEHPSIVLFWSVLESFNDLQRRQLLKFVTSCSRPPLLGFKDLDPPFFIQNAGDMERLPTASTCTNLLKLPPFKTEEQMREKLLYAIQSGVGFELS